The Marinobacter subterrani genome has a segment encoding these proteins:
- a CDS encoding maleate cis-trans isomerase family protein produces the protein MNHAPPPARLGFLYPGHAAEDDYPLMGSMVQPPAEVTLIHTEFLEDAHTVEALSEMGSVGRLSQGAEALAGSEIESVMWTSTSASFVLGLEGIRQQIDALEKLLGVPASTTAMAFARAVKTIDAKRVAIAATYPKDVAQRFREFLQHFDIEVVHLASRGIITAAEVGTLGKDEVINFALANTREDADALLIPDTALHSAAWLTDLEQATGKPVLTANQVSFWEALRLCGKLTPQSGLGHLFEEAP, from the coding sequence ATGAACCACGCACCACCTCCAGCCAGGCTCGGATTCCTCTACCCGGGTCACGCGGCCGAAGACGATTATCCCCTGATGGGTTCCATGGTACAGCCCCCGGCTGAGGTCACCCTCATCCACACCGAATTCCTGGAAGACGCCCATACCGTTGAAGCCCTCAGTGAGATGGGCAGCGTCGGCCGACTTTCGCAAGGCGCGGAAGCGCTGGCCGGCTCAGAGATCGAATCGGTGATGTGGACCTCCACCAGCGCCAGCTTTGTACTCGGCCTGGAGGGCATTCGCCAGCAGATCGATGCCCTTGAGAAACTTCTCGGTGTACCCGCGTCCACGACGGCAATGGCGTTTGCCAGAGCGGTTAAAACCATTGACGCAAAACGGGTGGCCATTGCTGCCACCTATCCGAAAGACGTCGCACAGCGATTCCGGGAATTCCTCCAGCATTTCGATATTGAAGTGGTGCACCTGGCAAGTCGCGGCATAATCACGGCGGCCGAGGTGGGTACTCTGGGGAAGGACGAGGTGATCAACTTCGCACTGGCAAACACAAGGGAAGACGCCGATGCGCTGCTCATTCCCGACACCGCCCTCCACTCTGCCGCCTGGCTGACCGATCTGGAACAGGCCACCGGAAAACCGGTGCTAACCGCCAATCAGGTCAGCTTCTGGGAGGCCCTGAGACTATGTGGCAAGCTGACACCTCAATCAGGGCTTGGGCATCTGTTTGAAGAAGCCCCCTGA
- a CDS encoding LysR family transcriptional regulator yields MKIPLLDNEVLRSFVAIAECGTFTSAARVVHRTPSALSMQIKQLEKNLGKTLFIREPRRVTLTADGEILLDYGRRLLRLNEEAVQHFISPILEGKVGIGTSDDVGTRILPEVLAEFARSYPAVLVDVVVGSSKQNLARLDAGQLDMTLVTVADEGAVTRGEVVHEEPLVWAGREGASAYLRSPLPIAMAHEDCAWRRMTLRALDTAGIAYRIAYTCEHCSGQEAAMLADLAVAPFPKSLVRPPLKEIAGDSLPEIGVYHLALVRRGSDPLTDALASHVKGAFQSLR; encoded by the coding sequence GTGAAGATTCCACTGCTTGATAACGAAGTTCTGAGGAGCTTTGTCGCGATCGCTGAATGCGGCACTTTCACCAGTGCAGCACGAGTGGTGCATCGTACGCCCTCGGCCCTGAGCATGCAGATCAAGCAGCTTGAAAAGAACCTGGGCAAAACGCTGTTCATCCGTGAACCGCGGCGGGTCACGTTGACGGCAGACGGTGAAATTCTGCTCGATTACGGTCGGCGGTTGCTGCGCCTTAATGAAGAAGCCGTCCAGCATTTCATATCACCAATCCTTGAGGGAAAAGTCGGTATCGGAACTTCCGACGATGTCGGCACCCGCATTCTGCCGGAGGTGCTTGCGGAGTTCGCCAGATCCTATCCCGCCGTACTGGTTGATGTGGTTGTTGGCTCCAGCAAACAGAACCTGGCTCGTCTGGACGCTGGCCAACTGGATATGACCCTGGTAACCGTGGCGGATGAGGGCGCTGTTACCCGCGGTGAGGTGGTTCATGAAGAGCCTCTTGTCTGGGCGGGTCGTGAAGGAGCCTCGGCGTACCTGCGTTCGCCATTGCCGATTGCCATGGCCCATGAAGATTGTGCCTGGCGCCGTATGACGTTACGGGCGCTCGACACAGCGGGCATAGCCTATAGAATTGCCTACACCTGTGAGCATTGCTCCGGGCAGGAGGCTGCCATGCTGGCGGATCTTGCCGTGGCACCGTTCCCGAAAAGCCTGGTACGCCCGCCCCTGAAAGAGATTGCCGGCGACAGCCTGCCGGAGATCGGCGTTTATCATTTGGCGTTGGTGCGTCGGGGTTCGGACCCGCTGACCGATGCTCTCGCCTCCCATGTAAAAGGTGCTTTCCAGAGCCTGCGTTGA
- the pdxR gene encoding MocR-like pyridoxine biosynthesis transcription factor PdxR, whose amino-acid sequence MIDDIRLDGEHPLQHQLYQRLSERILDQRYPPGRQLPPSRQMAQDLGISRNTVNAVYDQLKAEGFLQSRAGKGVFVHEDIKSAVNPSGPGLNKSGGVSMELPPLPALPRGKSKPVEDANLPFQPGLPDLDAFPIRSWNRILHHQESRRTLRGYDSIQGYQPLRRAIAAYVRTSRGVRCEEHQVIITNGAQQALSLIADAFLQRGDSVLCENPGYRGARNALGRLGNPLIPIPLKNQVLDVEALQGLKPARARLLFCTPTHQYPMGGILDLSQRMALVQWAQKNGCWIIEDDYDSEFHFYNKPFAAIQGMFENGPVLYMGSFSKTLLPALRVGYLVVPETVVEPLLWAKQISGGETPLLTQATIAEFIESGQFTRHLRRMRQLYRDKWQLFQREVTEKLGGLAQPVAESAGMHLVLEGDFDDLALSQWLKTKGFGSTPLSAHFLGEETKTGLVMGFASANDREIVHCVATLRSGLTKL is encoded by the coding sequence GTGATTGACGATATCCGGCTGGACGGCGAGCATCCCCTGCAACACCAACTGTATCAACGACTGTCCGAGCGGATACTCGACCAGCGATACCCACCCGGGCGCCAGCTGCCACCCAGCCGCCAGATGGCTCAGGATCTCGGCATCAGCCGCAATACGGTGAACGCCGTTTATGACCAGCTCAAAGCGGAGGGCTTTCTTCAAAGCCGAGCGGGCAAGGGTGTCTTTGTCCATGAAGACATTAAATCAGCGGTGAACCCCTCTGGGCCGGGCCTGAACAAATCTGGTGGCGTGTCCATGGAACTGCCACCGCTGCCTGCACTGCCACGGGGGAAGTCGAAGCCTGTTGAAGACGCCAATTTGCCATTTCAGCCGGGCCTGCCGGATCTGGACGCGTTTCCCATCCGCAGCTGGAACCGGATCCTGCACCACCAGGAAAGCCGGCGGACACTGAGGGGATATGACAGCATCCAGGGATATCAGCCCCTGAGACGCGCCATCGCTGCGTACGTGAGAACCTCCCGCGGTGTTCGCTGCGAAGAACATCAAGTCATCATCACCAACGGCGCACAACAGGCGCTCTCGCTTATTGCCGACGCTTTTCTGCAGCGTGGAGACAGTGTCCTGTGTGAGAATCCAGGCTATCGTGGCGCCCGAAACGCGCTGGGCCGTTTGGGCAATCCACTGATTCCAATCCCCCTTAAAAACCAGGTCCTGGATGTTGAAGCACTGCAAGGCCTGAAGCCTGCCAGGGCCAGACTCCTGTTCTGCACACCCACGCACCAATACCCCATGGGCGGCATTCTTGATCTCTCCCAGCGCATGGCGCTTGTTCAATGGGCCCAGAAAAACGGATGCTGGATTATCGAGGACGACTACGACAGCGAGTTCCACTTCTACAACAAACCCTTCGCCGCCATTCAGGGCATGTTCGAAAACGGACCCGTGCTCTATATGGGCAGTTTCAGCAAAACTCTGCTGCCCGCATTACGCGTCGGCTATCTGGTGGTCCCGGAGACGGTGGTCGAACCCTTGCTCTGGGCAAAGCAGATTAGCGGTGGCGAGACGCCACTTCTTACCCAGGCAACCATCGCCGAATTCATTGAGAGTGGCCAGTTCACACGCCATCTGCGGCGCATGCGCCAGCTATACCGGGACAAGTGGCAACTCTTCCAGCGCGAGGTTACGGAAAAGCTCGGCGGTCTTGCTCAACCGGTGGCGGAAAGCGCCGGGATGCATCTGGTGCTTGAAGGGGATTTTGACGATTTAGCGCTCAGCCAATGGTTGAAGACCAAGGGGTTTGGAAGTACGCCACTGAGCGCACATTTTCTCGGAGAGGAAACAAAAACTGGCCTGGTTATGGGCTTTGCCAGTGCCAATGACCGCGAGATCGTTCATTGCGTGGCGACATTGCGATCAGGACTGACGAAACTATGA
- a CDS encoding DUF2784 domain-containing protein produces MDAHWFLIFADALLILHTMLVAFVILGLMATFAGYFLHWRWVRNFWFRLSHLVVIAIVVLQSWLGVLCPLTTWEMALRAKAGEAGYEGSFIQHWLQSLLYYSAPDWVFILAYTVFGALVLASWFLVRPARR; encoded by the coding sequence ATGGACGCCCACTGGTTCCTGATCTTTGCTGATGCACTCCTGATCCTGCACACGATGCTGGTGGCCTTCGTCATATTGGGCCTGATGGCAACGTTCGCTGGCTATTTCCTGCACTGGCGGTGGGTCCGTAATTTCTGGTTCCGCCTGAGCCATCTGGTTGTGATCGCTATCGTGGTTCTGCAATCCTGGCTGGGTGTGCTTTGCCCGCTTACGACCTGGGAGATGGCGCTTCGGGCAAAGGCCGGGGAGGCGGGCTACGAGGGATCGTTCATCCAGCATTGGCTGCAGTCCCTCCTGTATTACAGTGCGCCGGACTGGGTGTTTATTCTGGCTTACACGGTGTTCGGCGCGCTGGTCCTGGCCAGCTGGTTTCTGGTGCGACCTGCCCGTCGTTGA
- a CDS encoding pyridoxamine 5'-phosphate oxidase family protein codes for MKYGTIQELLMTTIDATGATASPLTSCPRSRVQRAVKRASYDRETAYRLIDRLKTAHVGFVEDGEPRIIPITAWRLGNDLYLHTLNGGRLSRRLGSGALLCISFAVTNEWVMTKSAFHHSANYESLVLYGRAVPVTDDAAFDAAFRAIINQIEPGRWEQVRAPNDKERKATALFRIPIEEGAFKSRTGGPNDDPEDLALPVWRGTLPAGGR; via the coding sequence ATGAAGTACGGGACTATTCAGGAGCTTTTGATGACAACGATTGACGCGACAGGAGCCACCGCATCACCCCTGACTTCCTGTCCACGCAGCAGGGTGCAGAGGGCGGTAAAGCGAGCCAGCTATGACAGAGAAACAGCATACCGGCTGATTGATCGGCTCAAAACGGCGCATGTGGGATTTGTTGAAGATGGCGAGCCTCGCATTATTCCGATCACCGCATGGCGGCTTGGTAATGATCTTTACCTTCACACACTCAACGGCGGACGGTTGTCCCGGCGTCTCGGCTCTGGCGCATTACTTTGCATTTCGTTTGCGGTGACGAATGAGTGGGTTATGACAAAATCAGCGTTCCATCACAGCGCTAACTACGAGTCACTGGTGCTGTACGGCCGGGCTGTGCCGGTAACCGACGATGCGGCCTTTGATGCCGCGTTCCGCGCCATCATCAACCAGATTGAGCCAGGGCGGTGGGAGCAGGTCAGGGCGCCGAATGACAAGGAGCGAAAGGCAACGGCATTATTCCGGATACCGATTGAAGAAGGCGCGTTCAAAAGTCGCACCGGCGGTCCGAATGACGATCCGGAGGATCTGGCGCTGCCGGTTTGGCGTGGAACCCTGCCGGCAGGAGGCCGATGA
- a CDS encoding monovalent cation:proton antiporter-2 (CPA2) family protein, with protein sequence MTVYFVQAFIYLVAAVIAVPLAKRLGLGSVLGYLVAGVVIGPLMGLVGQEANTIQHFAEFGVVMMLFLVGMELDPKALWAMRVRLVGLGGLQVVLTAAAGTGVGIWLGLQWQTALAVGLIFALSSTAIVLQTLNEKGLGRTEGGRSAFSVLLFQDIAVIPMLALIPLLALPELMDGTGTSADHESGLSLVASLPGWAHGLVVVAAIAAVVVGGHYLSRPLFRYVVQSGLREVFTATALMLIIGIAALMSLVSLSPALGAFLAGVVLANSEFRHELEANIEPFKGLLLGLFFITVGASINFDVLSAQWGTVVSLAVAVIVVKAAILLVLALVFRVRGSNGWLFTLGLAQAGEFGFVLLTYSVQNNVIPVETSQVLSLVVALSMFLTPLLFIAYDRVVLPRYRRSKNDDREADTIDEQAPVIVAGVGRFGQIICRLLRANSIPIVALDHEIEQIENLRQINIKSFFGDASRSDLLETAGIEQARLLVVAIDDRDRSVQMVEHVKQFFPGVWVLARAFDRGHGYRLREAGADDVVSETYHSALELGGHALTAMGVHPMRARQMTWAFLDNEKAHEDELFDAWKEIEEGISFSPRYGELFMKLEEALSSAMQRDWDEPKQEDVPVWRPPEPSGD encoded by the coding sequence ATGACAGTCTACTTTGTTCAGGCGTTTATCTACCTCGTTGCGGCGGTGATCGCGGTGCCCCTGGCCAAGCGGCTGGGTCTGGGCTCCGTACTCGGCTACCTGGTGGCGGGCGTAGTGATTGGCCCGCTAATGGGGCTGGTCGGCCAGGAGGCCAATACCATCCAGCATTTTGCCGAGTTTGGCGTGGTGATGATGCTGTTCCTGGTGGGTATGGAACTCGATCCCAAGGCGCTCTGGGCCATGCGGGTCCGGCTGGTTGGGCTTGGTGGGCTTCAGGTCGTACTGACAGCGGCAGCCGGTACGGGCGTGGGCATTTGGCTTGGGCTACAGTGGCAGACGGCGCTTGCTGTCGGTCTGATCTTTGCGCTGTCCTCCACCGCGATTGTGCTGCAGACTCTCAACGAGAAAGGCCTGGGCAGAACCGAGGGCGGGCGAAGTGCTTTCTCGGTGTTGCTGTTTCAGGACATCGCCGTTATTCCCATGCTTGCGCTGATTCCGCTGCTGGCTCTACCGGAACTGATGGATGGAACGGGCACCTCGGCTGACCACGAAAGCGGCCTGAGTCTGGTGGCCAGCCTGCCCGGCTGGGCGCATGGGCTGGTGGTGGTTGCAGCCATCGCAGCGGTCGTTGTCGGCGGCCACTACCTCAGCCGGCCGCTGTTCCGGTATGTGGTGCAGTCCGGATTACGGGAGGTCTTCACCGCCACCGCCCTGATGCTGATCATCGGGATCGCCGCTCTCATGAGTCTGGTCAGTCTTTCACCGGCGCTGGGTGCCTTTCTTGCGGGCGTAGTCTTGGCCAACAGTGAGTTCCGCCACGAGCTGGAAGCGAACATCGAGCCCTTCAAGGGGCTGCTGCTGGGCCTGTTTTTTATCACCGTGGGCGCCAGCATCAATTTTGATGTGTTATCAGCGCAGTGGGGCACGGTGGTGTCTCTGGCGGTGGCCGTTATTGTTGTGAAAGCGGCCATTCTTCTTGTCCTGGCACTGGTCTTCCGGGTTCGTGGCAGTAACGGCTGGCTGTTTACGCTGGGCCTGGCACAGGCCGGCGAGTTTGGCTTTGTCCTGCTCACGTACAGCGTTCAGAACAACGTCATCCCGGTGGAGACGTCACAGGTTCTTTCGCTGGTGGTGGCGCTCTCCATGTTTCTGACACCATTGCTGTTCATCGCCTACGACCGGGTCGTGTTGCCACGTTACCGACGTTCAAAAAACGACGATCGGGAAGCCGACACCATTGATGAGCAGGCGCCGGTGATTGTCGCCGGTGTCGGTCGTTTCGGCCAGATAATCTGCCGTCTGTTACGGGCCAACAGCATTCCAATCGTCGCCCTGGACCATGAGATAGAACAGATCGAGAACCTTCGACAGATCAATATCAAGAGTTTCTTCGGCGATGCCAGCCGGTCGGATTTGCTGGAAACAGCCGGCATCGAGCAGGCCCGCCTGCTGGTCGTCGCCATTGATGATCGCGACCGCTCGGTGCAGATGGTGGAACACGTGAAGCAGTTCTTCCCCGGCGTCTGGGTGCTTGCCCGCGCCTTTGACCGTGGCCACGGATACCGCTTGAGAGAGGCGGGGGCGGATGACGTGGTAAGCGAAACCTATCACTCGGCGCTTGAACTCGGCGGCCACGCGTTGACTGCAATGGGCGTGCACCCGATGCGTGCCCGTCAGATGACCTGGGCGTTTCTGGACAATGAAAAGGCCCATGAGGACGAGTTGTTCGACGCCTGGAAAGAAATCGAGGAGGGCATCAGTTTCAGCCCTCGTTACGGTGAGTTGTTCATGAAACTGGAAGAGGCGCTGAGCAGCGCCATGCAGCGGGACTGGGACGAGCCGAAGCAGGAGGATGTGCCGGTCTGGAGACCGCCCGAACCTTCTGGAGACTGA